Proteins from one Homalodisca vitripennis isolate AUS2020 chromosome 3, UT_GWSS_2.1, whole genome shotgun sequence genomic window:
- the LOC124358692 gene encoding uncharacterized protein LOC124358692, whose amino-acid sequence MAPGHAAQLALCALLVAHLCLGESHIQRISQRQDVITRRYFSPKVYPCMEDWNKICRTDADCCSGSCLALFCEIVGLEKLASEKLRRRKKMGAIGINKNVRQTYKPKINKSN is encoded by the exons ATGGCACCTGGACACGCTGCTCAGCTGGCTCTCTGCGCTCTGCTAGTCGCGCACCTCTGTCTCGGGGAGTCCCACATCCAGAGGATCTCACAGCGACAGGATGTCATCACTAGGCGATACTTCTCACCCAAGGTCTACCCTTGCATGGAGGATTGGAACAAAATA TGTAGAACAGATGCTGACTGCTGTTCCGGGTCTTGTCTGGCGCTCTTCTGCGAGATAGTCGGCCTGGAGAAGCTCGCCTCGGAGAAACTGCGGCGTCGCAAGAAGATGGGGGCGATAGGCATCAACAAGAATGTTAGACAGACGTACAAGCCTAAAATAAACAAGAGTAATTAA